The DNA segment tcaagcaaagcctggatgaggcacttagtgccatggtctagttgaccggctagggctgggtgctaggttggactggatgatcttggaggtcttttccaacttggttgattctatgatatagagTGGATGTGCACCAGGCTCACTGGAGCATCATCTATATTTTCATCCTTTCAGAAGGCCAGGTAAGTAAAAACAGCTAATGGCACTCAAACAGCTCACCTAAAGAACGTGGAGTTCAAAGAAGCATCTGTCTTGGTGGCTTGTATGAGAGCTGCACTGACTCCTTTAATTCTGTACAGAGGGTAGTAACACCACAAATAAATCCCAGATAACTTCATTGTTCTGCCATAGTTCTGTGGGCAGCAAAGTGCAAATCCCTGTTTTTTCTGTACCTTTACAACTTGACCTCACTGCTACACTGTGCGGTGCATGCTGCAACAACATGCTGGCTGTGCTTAGGGAGTCTTTCTTCTACGTGGATTTTCTTAGTCTCAGAAGAGATGAATAGCACAGTCTTTGCCCTAGAGGGCTCACTATTATTGGGCATTCTTCTTGAAACTGGAGTTGCTGGGAAAGGAGCTTTAGATGTTTGGAATAATGCAGTGTGATACAGATTTCACAAAGAGCCCATAAAAGGATATAAAAGGAGGCGAAGAAAAGATCGAGATCCTGTGCAACGTAATTATATTCCCTTAGACTGGATTCCTGAGGAAACCTTGCTACCCagctgtcctggtagggcataaatcctgccgggcaggtttaaccctggctctcctcaTCCTGCCGTGCTGGGCTCCGGGAGCGAGCAGGTGAGTAACAgtaagggtttggccccagcaaagccttgagggccagggggcttagcacctcgTGTCAGGTGCGCTGTGCTGCCCTCGCCGTGCCTGCCTAATCAGAGGAGGCCCGAAGCTGTGCCCTCACTGGCCAGAGCAATGGTGctggtgcctattggccagCTTGATCTCCGAACCAAGTCTATGAAGGGGTTTAGAAACCGCCCCCTTCCCGCAGCAGCCTTCCCGCCCCGGCTGCGCGGAGCCATCTCCTCCTTGGCGGCTCGTTAGCGGGCGGCCATGTGTCTGCAGCTCACACCAGCggcccagcagcatctccttctcctctgcctggaatatttgtGTTCTACCCCGGGATCATCGCCGCTTGGAAAGCCtctttcatacaggagacttactgaGGGACCAACGGCGTCGTGAgtatctgctggagtgaatgcccaGGCTCCATAGGCGTTAGTTAGCATGTTTGCTGTTTTCGCGTTGCTGTTTCCAAGTTCTGCTGGTTTAAACTGTTTAGTTCTATGCAATTGATTCTTGTCGACCGAAAATCTACAGAACCTCGGGGAACTTCCcctattttttaatattaaatatcaATATACACATATTAGTAGCCATAACTCATAACCGATTATTACTTTCTGATACACCAGCACACCCTTTCTCCTCAGCTACACAGCAGGCTTCTAATCCTGTGACCAAGAGGAGTATGTCTGCACGATCCCTGAAGGTCCTGGATGTTGTTTTGTAGCCCCCGTTTTTTGGGAACGGGGACAGCTGCTCCCGGGGCTAAGCCCTTTACAGACCTAGCAAAAAGACTGTTCTTGTCCATAGAAAGTGTTTAACCTTCTCGGTTGTCTTCTCTGAGGACTGGAGTTAAATTTACTCACAGGTGGGCACAATAAAAGACCACAGCTGCCTGCGGGATTAGCGAGTCTAGGACAGGTGGTAGCAGTTAAGTAATTCTCAGGGAAGTCAAGAGCAGCACTCGCATAATGATTGCTTAAGGGTGCCCTTAAATGCTGGGAACGCCTTGATCTCTGCAAAAACCAGCCACAGgtgaacacagtctcaagttgtgccagggtaggtataggctggatattaggaagaagttctttacagagagagtgattggcattggaatgggctgcccagggaggtggtggaggcactgtccctggaggtgttcaagaaaagcctggatgaggcacttagtgccatggtctggttgattggatagggctgggtgctaggttggactggatgatcttggaggtctcttccaacctggttgattctatgattcttactaTATAAAAAGCTCACTGAAGGTGGCAGTTGCAACTGAAGACATCTGTAATGCTGAGCCTTGCTTTTCCCATGGCTTACCAGGCACTGTTTATTGCAGGTATTTTAAAGTGCAGTGTGTTGAGTTATGTTACAGTATTTGTTGTTGGCTTCTTGACTGAAGTCCTTGCCTTGTAGCACCATGTCAGGGAAAATTTGCTGTTCAGAGAGCTAAAAGGTGAAGAAAGACCTTGTACAGTATGGAAGACTGCCATGGAATTCCTCTCAAAATGCTTGTAGTTTGAATGTAGGTCAAATGTTCAAGTTGCTTTAAATAGTATAGAACCAGTCCTACTGCTGTTTGTTCTTCAGTTTAATCTGAAATTAAAATGTTCTGAGTACTGTGAGCAGTGGAGTCAGAGGGTGCAATACTGAAAGGCTTCCAAGAGTAAGAAATTGGAATTTACATTTAGAAACAGCTGTGTGAAATGCTCCTTCTGGTGAACAAGGCATGGctttgaagtcttctcttctcactCTTGTCCCTAAAACGACTGTTGAAAGGACTGCTACTACCAGCCGTTAGTTTCTGTGTCCTAGATATCAGGGCAGCAGCCAGATGAAGGGTGCTCTGTTAGACATGTGGAGGCTGTGGATGAAAACTGAGTAACagaaggtgttgtctgttgtTAATTGCCAGACTCTTTGCAGGAGAGGCTCCCTGCCCCCTCTAAAGCCAGACCTGTGTGTCTGCTTCTGGATTGATGCAGTTTTGTGTTTGGTGAATTAAGGTAATGAAAATCGGGGGGGATTGATCCTTGTGGCTGTGCAGCGAACCTCTGGTTCAGCAGGTACGTGGTGATCCTTTCTAGGAGTGTCCAAGCTCTCTACTTGGACCAGGGAAAGCAATCCTGGTCCTCCTACCTATCTGCTAGTTACCCATGCTGCCTGGAAATCGTTGTACTTCTCATGCTGTTACTTCATTACtgtacctgctggccacagacaCCTCTGAGGAAGGTGTGCAGGGAGCAAACGCTGCTGGGGCTTGGAGGCTGTCTGCACCCTCTGCATGGCAGCGTTTAGTAAGATAAACTGAGTGCTAACCTAACCACAGCAAAGTATCTAATAGTAAATGTTTATGATTTACCAGGTGCTTACTAAACAGTTCAATACAGCATTACTGAATTGTCACTTGGGTTTTTGGACAAAGCTGTTGCTTGATCTGTTCCTCCTGCATGGCACTCCTGGAGCTCCTGGGTGGCTTTGGCAGAGTTAAGGGCGAGATGCTGCTTGGGTCAAAACCCACAAGGGACAAATAACACGCATGACTAGACAAAACTGTGTTGGAATGAGGtaaggggaatggagctaaCTTGGAAgtaggtagattcagactggatgtgaggaggaagttcttcagcatgagagtggtgagagactggaatcggttgcccagggaggtggttgaggccccgtccctggaggtgtttaaggccaggctggctgaggctgtggccagcctgatctagggtagggtgtccctgcccatggcaggagggctggaactagatgatccttgtagtcccttccaaccctgacttgattctgtgattctaagggatACCAATTCCAGATGGAGTAAAAAGCAGTGTTTTAGAAGAACTTAAGACATGGAGGTGTTTCTGTTCATTTGGATTTGAGAGAATCTCTTTTTTCAGTTGTCTGTTCTAACATGAACGAACAGAAACTGTTTGTCTATGGCAGGACTTGAGACTTATAAATGCTGTGAGACGCAATCACTGTATTCCTGGGGAGAAAAGCAATTCTCAACTGGTTCTGGAAGTATATCTGTCTTGGTCACAAGAAATACCAGTCACCAAGTTACCTTAATTGTAACTAAGGTAACTGGAGAGCGATTTAGGGTGATGAACCCCGGGACTGGGTTTCAAGTACTGCCCTGCTAAGGGTAAACAAAAAatttgtgctgcagagcagtctgACTCTTTTCAGAACACAGCAGATCTTTCAAGACACAATAAACTCAATTCAATATGACAGTGGCTGAATTTTCAAGCATCCCTTCACAATTCTGCTGAGGTTAGTGGAATATACAGACTCTAGAGACAGAAGTGAGCATCAAACCTTGGTACCTTGTTAATTAGGTTAGTTCAGGATCCTGTATTTCTCTAGCTTTTGTTGTACCTGGCAACATCTGCGTATACCAAATATTAAGGAAGTAAATAAAATGCAAAGAGACAGTGAAATACAGCACTTTTAAATGCATCAACAAATACCAAGAGCTCATCCCAGGCATAATCTGGGATTGAATTAGAATTTGTCCAAAATATTTGCTCTTATTCTTCGTGCAAAGTGGGTTCATCAGTTCTGACTTGGGCTACTTGGCTGCTGTGGTGATGTGATTTGTGTCACTTTGGGCATAACACCATGAAATTTCTCTACTTGCAGCTCAAAAGTGGCCTCTTTCTTCTGTTGCACAACAGCAGTTTCTTCTTCTGTTATTGTACTGTTTTGGTGCTGCTCTGTGGTATGTTCACAAAAACAATCTGATTGATTACACCAACTGTCATGAGTTGTCAATTTCCCAGTGTGTTAAGCCAGGACGCAACCTTTGGGTTTAGGAATTACACCAAGACTGTCTTCAGTAATGTTTATGTTGGGCAAGCCACAAACAGATGTAATGTCATGGAAAAGCTGATAGATACCTGCAAGGAAGAATCTGTCagaacttttgaggctgtcaggatCTGTAGTAGCTGCCTTCCATAACAAAAGGTTTTGTCAACATAGAAGAAATGCTAAGAAAGACATAAAATAAGGTCATTgtcactggagaagagaaggcttcaaggagaccttatagtggccttccagtatctgaagggggcctacaggagggctggggaaggtcttgtaatgacaggatgaggagtaatgggtttaaagtggcagaggggagatttaaactagatgttaggaagaagttctttccagcgagggtggtgagacaccggaacaggctgccctgggaggttgtggctgctccctccctggaggtgttcaaggccaggttggatgaggccttgagcaacctgttctagtgggaggtgtccctgcctatggcaggggttggaactggatgatctttgaggtcccttccaacctaaaccattctatggttctaataGTAAGCCTGTGCAAGCCCTCTTGAGAAAGTGCCACCAATGCACTAGAAAGGGATTTACTTTGTTCTAGTGATGaaggtgaatcacagaatattagagattggaagtgacccccagagattgagtccaacccccctgccaaagcaggctgcacaagaacccactcaggcaggttttgaaagtctcacagagaaggagactccacagcctctctgggcagcctgtttgagtgctctgtcaccctcactgtaaagaagtttctcctcatgtagaGATGGAAGCCCCTGTGTTCTgatttgtacctgttgttccttgtcctgtccctgggcagcaccgaaaagagactggcacttCCATCTCGACACCCACCCCTGAGATATTTATTGATgttaagatctcctctcagatgagttggtttgttggtttgtttttttttttgtgaagttGATTTTattaattccccccccccctaatTGTTATAGAGGCTGCACCAGCTATGTCTTAGGGTTTATTGTTGGAAACTTGGAAAGTGTAAAAAAAAGTTGAGCCAAAAGAAAGTTGGGACTGTGCAGATCTTGGGAAGTAGCTTGCAGCTGCACTGTGAGCATGccattgtgtggtgctgctggagcttctCTCACCCAGGATGATCAGGTCTTCCCTGGCTGTCCTCGTTGCTGAGCTGTGATAAATGACAGCCTTTATTGGTCACAGTGCACGTTTGAACCTTTGGGACAGTCACTGGAAGTTTTGTAGAGGTTATATATTGTTGTGATCATTCCAGGGCAGTGCAGAATGGTGTGGCATTGACATAGAGGTTGAGTGAATCAGCTTGTCAGGAActccactggaatgggctgcccagggaggtggtggagttgccgtcccttgaagtgttcaagaaaagcctggatgaggcacttagtgccatggtctagttgagtgtctagggctgtgtgataggttggactggatgatcttggaggtctcttccaacctggttgattctatgattccattacaAATAAACAcataaaaagagaggaaaaccaCACCAAAATAGGTATGAGATAAAAGCCCTTTTTTGGTGACTTGTGAATCTCTATCAGAATTTATATTTCCTTGTGGCTGAGGGACTGAAGAAGGACATCTTCCCACCTGCCCTTAAGTCTGATCCCTGCATGACATGCTTTATTAACTGGAATATCCATGTTACCAGTCTGGGATCGTCTGGTGCTACGCTATGTGTGTTTCCTTGTCAGCAATGGAAGTTAGAGAATCCTAGGATGAGAGGAAGACACTCACTCCCTGTTACTCCAAGATTCTTCATTGGCTTGGTGCCTCATTTggaatatttttgtttgttttaaaggcCATCACAGTTCTGCATTAGTGCCTTGAGGGGCTGTGTGCTTCAGCTAGGGTGCTTCCATAGGAAGTTTATTTGGTGCTGCTGGACTGCAGTGTGCTCTCTTCGTAAGGAGGCACTGGATCTGGAGAGAGCTCAATGTGAGCCTCATTCTTGGAAGTCTTCATGGTGGCCTCCTCATAGGATGGAGGCAGACACACACTGAGGAATGTGGCATCAGGTACCAGAGTGGAGTATTGGAAGCTCTGTTCGCTGGTCCAGGGCAACACAGAAAGGAAATTGGACACATCATGCTCAGGCAGGGCCTCAGGGAGGTCGATGCTGAAGATCTGCCCCTGAGGAGTGGGGTGCTGGCAGCGGCGGtacaggaagagcagcaggaatgcCAGGAAGAGCATCATGGTGGCAGGCAATATGATGCACAGAAATGGTTCTATGTCATCTTTGGTTGAACTTGTCTGTTGTGTGCTCTGTAATCAAAGCAAATAGGTAAGTATTGTGTTGGATTTCTAGAGACCTCTGAATCAAAGAGAAAATAAGacattctccctctcctcctgctatCACTTAGACATTGCTTTTCCAAGATGCTTTCTGTCTGCAGTAGTGCCACTCAAACAACATGTTTTAAAGGCTTGGCAACTGTCAGATTTTGTTTGCTGGTCCATTACCACAGAATACTGTGAAAACTAGAAGTGATGTCTACTcctctcagagtcttgctgaagaagaaaggaaaacattagataacactatggccattttctcactctgccttgggcttctgactgagctgcagctccctaacctcaccttccactcacctttacttcttaacctcttggctgaacctccattcttccttgggactggggtaaggttgaaaggggcagggggaaggtgcaggggtggttgagagcccctcctggggactcaggtttctgggaggggagttgtgcttctgtattaccttttaccttgtatgtttctgtctataactgtatatattgtaaatatctgcttgtatattgtgccagctgtaaatacaagcttcatttatattcccagagctggctgagtctagcctgggtaatttctaaagtgtaggggggcagggaacacccaaaccaccacagagggaaaaaaaaggagtttgTCTTAAGCTCCTTAATATCCTTACAAACATTCATGCTCTTCTGTTGTGGTAGCTTCACTTTCAAAATCTAGTATCTCTTATTTTCAGCTTGACTCTAGCTCCACCTTGTAATAACTGCCTGTTTTCCAGAGTCTAGCCTAGAGAGGGGGAAGCACCCAGACCCTACAATGTTGGTTTTCAGCAGGTCATTCCCTTTTGAGTACTTGAAGACTGTAATCAGGTGGATTTTTCACATTCTTGTGGTGAGACTAAGCACACCAACTGAtcgattttcttttcttttgaacaACAGCTGCTTTTCAAATCAGGAAAATCCGAGTGGTTCTTTCCCCAAAGTGTATTGAAGCAGTCATGTGAACTCACTCTTTGCAGTGATGGCTCTGTCACAAAACTCAGTAACTCCTTTGATCCCTCCTTAGTCTACAAAACCTTTCTCTTATTCTTCCAAGAACTGTGGTCATTCTTTTGGCTGCCAACCCACACCGTAACCTACAGTCAACTAATTACCTACCAGGCATTGATTATCTTCCCAACTCTTTGTCATATTAAGTGGTCATTGCCCCACAGAGCAACCATGGGTTAGCAGTTAGGCTGTTAGCAGTTTTgagtcagccaggacagctgactgGAGTTGGATCACTCAGTATAAAGTTTGCTGAGGATGAGGGGCTCCTGCTCTTTCTGaatctgctcctctccctgaTAGTGAGGACTGCCTTCCTGTTTATTAGAAGTTCTGTGTGTTTGCTGGGCTGAGTATAACTTTCTGTactggtgtttgtttgtttaattaaatctgttttcatttcagtcTGTGAGGGttttcttctgctcttgctgctttcctcttctctggTGTGGAGGGGTCATCAGGTGCTAGAGcaactgtgtgatggtttgaggctaattgggagattataatgagagaaattagatcatgggttgtaaaagaaaaataattatcaAGTCCAtgtcattcactggtttgctgaaaaggataaaaagccaaaatgtaaactatttgttctcctcctctgctcagtgctggttCTATTCACTGCTCTCTAATCTCTTCTGCTAACCTTGACTGACCagataacaagtaagctttgatAGTTGTTTTctgtcagagagagagaaggtggcTTTCagtcccttctgggcagttaTTTTTGTCCAGGAagcagtttggatttctgtattatttctacattgtatataattgtaaatacattgtgtgtatatgcttgtaaatttactTAAAAGCAGTCTGAGCTGATCTGGTAAATTCCAGTAGTAGAAGGGGAGGTTCCTTAACCCGCTACAAACTGCTGCAGTTTAGCCCTAGATATGGActattcactctgatatgggtcaagaactggctgtgaatggtgccacatccagttggcagctgtcactagtggtgttccccaaggatcagtgctgagttgtgtcaggggaggtctatgctgtatgttaggaggaagttcttcctagggaaggtggtggagtcactgtccctggaggtgttcaagaaaagcctggatggggcacttagtgccatggtctagttgattggataggtctgggtgatgggttggactggatgatcttggaggtctcttccaacctggttgattctatgactgaagaAAAACAtgctgaagaaaaataaataggtTATGACTTCTAACAAATGGTGCATGAGATAATATGGGTCTGAGGCTAAAGCCATTAAAgtaatttaaaaatacattgAAACTATATTGCTTTGTTCTC comes from the Pogoniulus pusillus isolate bPogPus1 chromosome 31, bPogPus1.pri, whole genome shotgun sequence genome and includes:
- the SMIM28 gene encoding small integral membrane protein 28; translation: MRRLLGSSWKKFGHADRGNYDWLNSDSGGPLLETELQSTQQTSSTKDDIEPFLCIILPATMMLFLAFLLLFLYRRCQHPTPQGQIFSIDLPEALPEHDVSNFLSVLPWTSEQSFQYSTLVPDATFLSVCLPPSYEEATMKTSKNEAHIELSPDPVPPYEESTLQSSSTK